CCGAAAAATTTATAGCAGTTATCGTGAAAAACTTTCTCATTTAGAAAGAAAACAAAAAAGTATTCAAATTTGTAATAAAGTTTTAACATTGCATGAATGGAAAAATGCAAAAATAGTTATGCTTTATGTCACACATAAAAGTGAAGTTGATACCTTACCTCTCATCCAAGCTGCCTTAAAATATAATAAGAATGTTCTCTTGCCTCGGGTAGAGGGTAAAGAAATTGTTCCATATCAGATTTTTTCTTTTCCAGAAGATGTAGCACCTGGCTTCGCAAATATCCTTGAACCTGTACCAAAAAAATGCAAACTTTGGGAAAAATCATTTGATCTTGTAATAGTACCTGGTATTGTATTTGACCTTCAAGGTGGACGGTTAGGTTATGGAAAAGGATATTATGATCGTTTCTTAAAAAATCTCTCTTTTTCACCTCTTAAAATTGGCCTTACTTTTGAAATTTGCTTAACTGATTCCTTACCTTTAGAAACCCATGATATGAAAGTTGACATTGTTGTTACTGAAAATCGAATAATAAAATAAAAAATGGAGGCGGCAACCGGATTCGAACCGGTGAATCGCGGTTTTGCAGACCGCTGCCTTACCACTTGGCTATGCCGCCTCTTTGGAGCGGGAAACGGGGTTTGAACCCGCGACCCCCACCTTGGCAAGGTGGTGCTCTACCACTGAGCTATTCCCGCTCTTTTTTAAAATATCTCTTTAAGCTAATCTTGTCAAGAGAATGAATTATGAAAAATAAGTTGAATTGGTTTTAACTAATTCACTTAATGTTTTTAAAATAACATTTTTAGGAAAAAGCTGATTTGAAACATAAGGGAAAATATGTTTTTTTAATCTTTCTACAAGTATTTTAAACACACGTTCTTTTTCAGAAAAAATCACTAAACTTTTCTTTTTTTGCTGTTCATAAATAACATAATTTCCTTTTATCTTTATTAACTGTTTATACCATTCAGAGCCAGAACTAAATTCTTCAAAATACTCTTTTTTTATCTCTATTTTGCATCTAGCTATAACTTTTACTGTCCATAACCCTCGAATTTCTTCTTTTGAAGCATCCCATAGTTCTAAAGTAAGCCCATTTTTAAGTGGAATCTTATCAAACAATATCATATTATAACATTTTCATTTTGACAGACTTTTGTCAATAAATGTTTACTTAATAATTGTAATTGACTATAATTATTAAATGTCATACAAAGGAAAAAAACCAAAAGTAGCTATTGGCAATTCTTTAGCCCATTGTAAACAAGTCATTACTTTAGGAGTAAGAACTAATTTTTCTGACTATAAACCATGGGAGCAAAAATTAATAAGAGAAGCAGAAAAAATTTATTATCCCACCAGTTTTTATGCTGACCTTTTTAAATCTATGGGAAAACCCACATTTCCTAGTTTTGAATGTTATGCTTATGCAATGGACAAAATAAAACAAACTACACTTTTTAATTTATTAAATATTCCTCATCCTTATACACGCATATTTTATGGTGAACGTCAAAAGAAAAAAATTCTAAATTATTTTTCTTATCCATTTATTGCCAAAATTCCAAGAGCTTCAGCTCTTGGTGAAGGTGTTTTTTTGATTAAGAATGATAAAGATCTTTTGGAATACAACCGCAAGACAAAAATAGCTTATATTCAAGAATATTTAGAAATTGAAAAAGATATTAGAGTGGTGCTTATAAATTATAAAGTAGTACTTGCATATTGGCGTATAAAAAAGCAAGATGAATATCGCTGTAATATAGCTCAAGGCGCTGAGATAAGCTTTGACCCTGTACCTGAAGAAGCTATAGAATTAGCTATAAAGACAAGTAAACTTTGCAACTTTAATAATGTTGGTATTGATATATGTATTCATAATGGAAAACTCTATGTGCTTGAAGCCAATATGGTATATGGAAAAAAGGGATTTCAAAAAGCAGGCATTGATTACAAAAAACTCTTAGCTGAGATGCTAGAAAGAGGTGAAATATAGCTAAATTGCATCTTTTGCTTTTTCTAACAAAATCTTAAGCTCTTTGTCATTTTTAATAAAAACACCTAAATTTCCAAGTCTCACATTTTCAAGTCCTGCATCTTTTACTTCATAATATGCATTTAACATCTGTTTTAAATTTGGTGGAGGAACATCCCTCATTTTATATTCTGGGAAAAAGGCAAGAATTGTAAAAGGTATTTTTTTATCAACCTTTGAAATAATTTTTGCTATTTTTCTTATTTGATCTTCCTCAACCCAACCTGGAATATATAAACTTAAGACCTCAAGAACAAAGTCTCTTTTAAGAATTTCCTCAGGTAGCTTCAAAATCCATTCATTTGAAACACCTGTTAATTTTTTATGAATATCTGGATCATATGCCTTTATATCAAGCCAGAAAGAATCAACTCCAGCCTCTTTTAAAATGTCAAGATTTTTAGGAGTAAGCCCATATCCATTTGTCTCAAAGAGTATCCATAAAGGCAGACCTTCTTCCTTTATTTTTTCAGCACATTTCACATAAAAATCTGGCTTACAGCCTAAATCTCCACCTGTAAAAGCAATAATATTTCTCGCTGGTCCAAGCCCTTGAGGTGATAAAACTATTTGATTTGGTTCTAATTTATTAGGACACAGCTCCCCTCTTCTCCCCGTAGGCTTTAAATAAAATTTTTCTTTAACTTTTCCTTGTTCAAAAACATGAATAAAATCTGGCTCAACGCACACACCACATCCTCTACAAAGGTCAAGTGCATGAAATGAAGTAGCTCTTTCTCTTGGTTCATAATATGTTATTTTTTCAGCATATTTTTTAGCTAGAGTTAAAATGTCATTAGGAGAAAGCCACTTGCCATCTGCATATTGAGTAAAACTCCAAGAATGACACTTTAAACATTCTAAATTACAACCAGATTGATATATTGAAAAATAATGCTCAGGCCTTGAAAGATGAGCAGATTTAATCAGCCTATAAGGAATACCATCTTTATATTTTAAAGTTAATTCACATGCCCTACCCTTTTTCCTATTATGCACTAAACATTTTCCAGGTCTAAATCCTTGTTTTAATAATTCACAATCATTTTGCATGGGTAAAAAATAAAGTTAATAAGAAAAAGTGTCAACTTTAAAAAATTGGCATTGAATTCTTTTGTAAATGTATTATAAGGTTTAAACTAATGGCAAAAATGAAAAAAGCAAGATTGAGTTTTAAATTATTATGTTTATTGTTTCTTGTTGTTACTATTCTCTCATGCATAGTTATTTCACAAAAACCTTTGGGGGAAAAACAGTCTTCTATAATTGATCCAAACTTATTAGGCATCTGGTATAATGTAAAAGAAGAAGGTTATTTAGCTATTCTAAAAAGGGATGATGGTTACCTAAAATTTATTTTATTTGATAATTCTGATGAGCCTCCTTTAGAATTACAAGGATATATATCTCAAATAGATAAAGAACGCTTTTTAAATTTACAACTTATTGAAACAGTCAATGATAAACGTGAGCCTAAAAAATATTATATTTTTGCTCATTATTATATTAATCAAAATAATGAACTTGCAATATCCCTTTTTAATTATGATTTTTTCAAAAAAGCAATTAAAGCTGGCTTAATCAAAGGAGAGATCAAAAAGAAAAGCATTATGGATTTAAAATTAACAGATTCAACTAAAAATCTTATTAATTTCATTAAAAATCACAAAAAAGAAGAATACTTAGACAAAGCCATAATTTTAAAAAAGATGAGACTTGAGCAATAAAATGGCAAAGAATTTGTTCTGCAATAGTTAATTTCCTCTATAAAATTTTTAGTACTTTGTTTTTTCTCATTTTCTACTTCTGTGATTCTTTTGTTTTGATAGTTAGGCTTTTCCCATCTCTCATTTCCTGTAACCACTTATCAATATCTTCTTTTATAAATCTCCACTGATTAGCAATTTTCACAGCAGGGATTTTTCCTTTCCTTGCCATCTTATAAAGAGTAGATTTTCCTATTTTCAAATATCTTGCGGTCTCTTCAAGTGTCATTATTTCAGAGAAACCTTCCTTCATAGCTTTAACTCCTTTTTGCCAGAGCTTATTATTGTTTAACATTGCATAATAAAATATAGCAAAAGCAAAAAGTCAAGTCTATTTTTAAAAAATTTTCCTTTTCAAGGTGGACTTCCTCAAGTACTTATTTTTTACTTGACTTTATCTTGGTTTTGCAGGATAGTTTTTAAGAAAGAAAATATTGGAGATTTAAATTTGCCAAGTCTTTTAAAAAGATTATAAGAAGAATTCTCTTTTTGTTTGACTTTGTAAAGGGTGGTGTATAATATATCAAAGAATAAGTTTGTGTATTTATAAATGACAAATAAGGATGATCTAATTGAAATTTAAGCATGCAAGTCGATTAATTTTAATAATTAATGCATGGTAAAGTAAAATTTTTTAAAGAAAAAATACAATATAAAAATATTAAAAAAGCTTAACAACTAACATGAATAAAGAAAAACTTCAACTTTATTATCAAATTAATCGAGATGCTGCTATTGAAATGAGTTATAAACCAAGGCAATCTTATATTGCCAGATGTAAAGAATTGAATTTAGATTCACCCAAAATTTTCTATGATCCAAAAATAAGAAGTTTGCATCCTTGGCTTGCTAGAAGACCTAGGAGCATTGCAAGATTTTCAATAATTTTAGCTTCAAATTCTCACGTTTCAATATTTAATCTCGATGAAATATACAAAAAAGTTAAAAATGGTTACCCTCCCTTAATATCCTATACAAAATCTAACCAAATAATAAATAAGAAATTAATATTATGCGACCCAATGGCTGGAGGAGGTACAATACCTTTGGAAAGTATAATATCAGGGTTAGAAACAATAGCTTTTGATTATAATCCAATAGCTTACTTAATCTTAAAGGCAACTATAGAATATCCATTAAAGTTCAAAGAAATGTTAAGTGATGCTGTGAGAGAGGAGGCAAGAAAGCTTATAGAATTTGCACATATTAATTTAGGAGATTTCTATAATAAAAAAGATGATGCTTATATTTATACTAAGAGCATTGATTGTCCATCTTGTAGAAAAAGCTTGTTAATAGCAACAGAGGCGGGAATAAAAGATTTTCTAGATTTGCATCTATCTCAACAGTATTTACCGATAATAAATTCTAAAAGAAAAGAAGGTATAATTTTAAAAAGAACCGCAAAAACTTTAAAAATTAAATGCACCTTCTGTGGAAATCAATTTGAAATAAGAAAGGAAGAGTTTTTTAAGGAATGGATAAGTAAACAGAAAAGACTTATGGATTCGATTTTTTCTGGTAAGCTTGATTATGAATTGTTATTAAGTGTACATTCTATTTTTATTAAAAAGGACACAGATAGAAATTATATAAAAGCTAGCGAAAGTGATAACAAACTACTAATAAATGCTTACGAGTTCCTTGTTAAGAACATAGATGAGCTAAAAGAATATATACCAATAGATAGAATTCCAAAACAAAATAAAGTTTTTGCTCCATTACTTAATATGGGATTAGAGTATTGGTATGAAATTTTTAATCCAAGACAATTGTTAGCTTTAGCAGTCTTAACAAGATACATTAGGAAGAGAGCTCAAGAGCTTACTTTAAAAGATAAAGAATTTGGGGCTGCTATTTCTTTGTATTTATGCTTTGGATTAAGTAAAATGATAGATTTTAATACCATACTAACTACTTGGAATGCTACAAATAAAAGTATAAGAGATACTGTAGGACAATACGCAAGATCTAGAAAAGTTGAATTAAATATAGAATATTGCGAAGCAGTAGTTCCTTACAAAAATCTGCCATGGGTTTTTGAACCATACTCAACAAATAGAACTGGAGGGGGTATATGTCCAGTTGTTGATGAGCTTTGTAGGCAAATGGAGGGTATTAATACTAACATAAAGGTATTCCAATTCGATGCTAAAAAAATTCATCTATTAAACAAAAAAATAGATTTAATTAATGTTGATCCTCCATATTTTGATCAACATATATACAGTGATTTAAGTGAATTCTTTTGGATGCTTGCAAGAATTTCTTTAAAAGATTTAATCGGAAGTTATTTCTTCAATGAAGAAATAAATGGAAAGAAAAGTTACGAGTATATTAACTGGAATCCCAGTTCTTCTTTTGTACCAAGAAAAGATGAGTTAATAGTAAGAAAAGATAATTATGTAGAAGAAGTTAAGAAATATAAGAAGAATATGACAGAATTTTTTAAAAGTGCGTATAAGATTTTAAATGATGATGGGAAACTTGTTCTTTGGTTTACTCATAAATCATGGGAAGCTTGGGAAAGTATCCTTTATTCTCTTTACATTTCTGGTTTTAAAGTCGAAAGTTTTTATCCTTTTGTATCAGAACATCCAACAAGAAGTGTCAGTATGCAAGGGGAACCTAAACTTAACCGAACTATTATAATAATAGCTTCTAAGCAGACAAAGCAGATAAAAAATATTGAAAATGATGTTTTTCATTTTTGTTTAAGAGTTTATGAGTATTTGAGGTATGCAAAAATTATGTCAACAGAGGAAATTGAGCTATGGGAAAAAGCTATAACCTTAATGGCTGCAGCTACAGCTAGATTAACAGTGCAAGATTTTAAAGATAAGGAATCTGCTTTTAAGAATGAAATACTTCCTAAAGGCATAATATTTGGATTAATGTGTTTATTAAAAATATTAGGGAAGGAGAAAGAGATAGAAAATTTAGACGCTCAAGAGAAGGTAAATTTGTTTTTACATATGCTAGAAAAGTTATTTGGAAGAGTTAGAATGGACTTAGCAAAATATATATGTAAATTTTACAATACGTCTTTTAATTTCATCAAAAATGGGCAAGTAAAGTTAAAAAGTTGGACAGAAATTTAACAAACCATTTTAGAAATCCCAAAGGTAAAAAATGAAAAAAGAAACAAAAG
This DNA window, taken from Candidatus Desulfofervidus auxilii, encodes the following:
- a CDS encoding 5-formyltetrahydrofolate cyclo-ligase, with protein sequence MSVTKKEEFRKIYSSYREKLSHLERKQKSIQICNKVLTLHEWKNAKIVMLYVTHKSEVDTLPLIQAALKYNKNVLLPRVEGKEIVPYQIFSFPEDVAPGFANILEPVPKKCKLWEKSFDLVIVPGIVFDLQGGRLGYGKGYYDRFLKNLSFSPLKIGLTFEICLTDSLPLETHDMKVDIVVTENRIIK
- a CDS encoding RimK family alpha-L-glutamate ligase; protein product: MSYKGKKPKVAIGNSLAHCKQVITLGVRTNFSDYKPWEQKLIREAEKIYYPTSFYADLFKSMGKPTFPSFECYAYAMDKIKQTTLFNLLNIPHPYTRIFYGERQKKKILNYFSYPFIAKIPRASALGEGVFLIKNDKDLLEYNRKTKIAYIQEYLEIEKDIRVVLINYKVVLAYWRIKKQDEYRCNIAQGAEISFDPVPEEAIELAIKTSKLCNFNNVGIDICIHNGKLYVLEANMVYGKKGFQKAGIDYKKLLAEMLERGEI
- a CDS encoding radical SAM protein; amino-acid sequence: MQNDCELLKQGFRPGKCLVHNRKKGRACELTLKYKDGIPYRLIKSAHLSRPEHYFSIYQSGCNLECLKCHSWSFTQYADGKWLSPNDILTLAKKYAEKITYYEPRERATSFHALDLCRGCGVCVEPDFIHVFEQGKVKEKFYLKPTGRRGELCPNKLEPNQIVLSPQGLGPARNIIAFTGGDLGCKPDFYVKCAEKIKEEGLPLWILFETNGYGLTPKNLDILKEAGVDSFWLDIKAYDPDIHKKLTGVSNEWILKLPEEILKRDFVLEVLSLYIPGWVEEDQIRKIAKIISKVDKKIPFTILAFFPEYKMRDVPPPNLKQMLNAYYEVKDAGLENVRLGNLGVFIKNDKELKILLEKAKDAI
- a CDS encoding helix-turn-helix domain-containing protein, with protein sequence MKEGFSEIMTLEETARYLKIGKSTLYKMARKGKIPAVKIANQWRFIKEDIDKWLQEMRDGKSLTIKTKESQK